The following are encoded together in the Arthrobacter sp. Y-9 genome:
- a CDS encoding MaoC/PaaZ C-terminal domain-containing protein, translating to MSGEQTVILQEMPSLAKLYLNAAGAAAKQRLLKKDQPVTVPRAVHEVPSVTVDIDHVTAFQRLVHGTVRTELPSAYVHTLAFPVAMSVMTRDDFPLPLLGLVHLENTVEHHAPIPFGARLTVRAHAEGLRAHRSGTLVDMVADVLDAGTGDLLWRGTSRYLAKGVFLPGVDTAVPASEREDFRPPVPTGLWRLGVDTGRDYAGVSGDYNPIHLSSLSAKALGMKTSIAHGMYSVARALAESGHDSDAGIRWHVTFEAPVYLPATVAVGIRDDEKDGEWAGTEFQAWNQRSARRHFHGTVEPLSGPES from the coding sequence ATGAGCGGCGAGCAGACGGTGATCCTGCAGGAGATGCCGTCGCTGGCCAAGCTCTACCTCAACGCCGCCGGCGCCGCGGCGAAGCAGAGGCTGCTGAAGAAGGACCAGCCCGTCACCGTGCCGCGTGCCGTGCACGAGGTGCCGTCGGTGACCGTGGACATCGACCATGTCACCGCTTTCCAGCGTCTCGTCCACGGGACGGTGCGCACGGAGCTGCCGTCCGCGTACGTCCACACGCTGGCGTTCCCGGTGGCGATGAGCGTCATGACCCGTGACGATTTCCCGTTGCCGCTGCTCGGGCTGGTCCACCTGGAGAACACGGTGGAGCACCACGCCCCGATCCCGTTCGGCGCCCGCCTCACCGTGCGCGCCCATGCGGAGGGCCTGCGGGCTCATCGCTCCGGGACCCTGGTGGACATGGTGGCGGACGTGCTCGACGCCGGCACCGGGGATCTCCTGTGGCGTGGCACCTCGCGGTACTTGGCCAAGGGGGTCTTCCTTCCCGGCGTCGACACCGCCGTGCCGGCTTCCGAGCGGGAGGACTTCCGCCCGCCGGTGCCCACGGGACTCTGGCGGCTGGGTGTGGACACGGGCCGGGACTATGCCGGGGTGTCCGGCGACTACAACCCCATCCACCTCAGCTCGCTCAGCGCCAAGGCGCTCGGGATGAAGACCTCGATCGCGCACGGGATGTACTCCGTGGCCCGGGCGCTGGCCGAGTCCGGCCATGACAGCGACGCCGGGATCCGCTGGCACGTCACCTTCGAGGCGCCGGTGTACCTGCCGGCCACGGTCGCCGTCGGGATCCGCGACGACGAAAAGGATGGCGAGTGGGCCGGCACGGAATTCCAGGCGTGGAATCAGCGCAGCGCCCGGCGGCACTTCCACGGAACCGTGGAACCGTTGAGCGGACCGGAGTCCTGA
- a CDS encoding 3-oxoacyl-ACP reductase produces MADKYTEFVSRGFGRDLARKLGLPQPAVLRRYTPGQPLLEGPVVILGRGAGADGVASELLGWGLDVRRSVGGSEKLAALVLVLDALTHPSDLSAPVLEAGQLLRQLRPSARVVTLSREPRTASDPATSAARRAVDGFVRSLAKELRAGATANGLVLEEDVPADSPAALGALRFFLSARSAFVDGQFLEISDSPAVPDGGERPLEGRVAVVTGAARGIGAAIATTLSRDGARTILVDVPAAGEQLAQVANRVGGIALQADITAPDAASKILALAEERFGRLDIVVHNAGITRDKLLANMDPARWDSVVAVNIASQLRMNEAFLASELFSDRPRIVSLASTSGIAGNRGQTNYGASKAAVIGMVQATAASMARLGGTINAVAPGFIETEMTARIPFATREVARRLNSLQQGGQPGDVAEAIAFLASDAAGGVNGEVLRVCGQNLVGA; encoded by the coding sequence ATGGCAGACAAGTACACCGAATTCGTCAGCCGCGGCTTCGGCCGCGACCTCGCCCGGAAGCTGGGGCTGCCCCAGCCGGCGGTGCTGCGCCGCTACACCCCGGGCCAGCCTCTCCTCGAGGGTCCCGTGGTGATTCTCGGCCGTGGCGCCGGCGCCGACGGGGTGGCTTCCGAACTGCTGGGCTGGGGCCTGGACGTCCGGCGGTCCGTGGGCGGCTCGGAGAAGCTCGCCGCGCTCGTCCTGGTTCTCGACGCCCTGACCCACCCGTCGGACCTCTCGGCGCCCGTGCTGGAAGCGGGACAGCTGCTGCGTCAGCTCCGCCCCTCGGCGCGCGTGGTCACCCTCTCGCGGGAACCTCGTACGGCGAGTGACCCGGCGACGTCGGCGGCCCGCCGTGCCGTGGACGGCTTCGTCCGGTCCCTGGCCAAGGAGCTCCGGGCCGGGGCGACCGCCAACGGTCTGGTGCTGGAAGAGGACGTCCCCGCGGACAGCCCGGCAGCGCTCGGCGCGCTCCGCTTCTTCCTGTCGGCGCGCTCGGCCTTCGTGGACGGCCAGTTCCTCGAGATCAGCGACTCGCCGGCCGTGCCGGACGGAGGCGAGCGGCCCCTCGAAGGACGGGTCGCCGTCGTGACGGGCGCCGCGCGGGGCATCGGCGCCGCGATCGCCACGACCCTCAGCCGCGACGGCGCGCGCACCATCCTGGTGGACGTCCCGGCGGCGGGGGAGCAGCTGGCGCAGGTGGCGAACCGCGTGGGCGGCATCGCCCTGCAGGCGGACATCACCGCTCCGGACGCCGCGTCGAAGATCCTGGCCCTGGCCGAGGAGCGCTTCGGGCGTCTGGACATCGTCGTGCACAACGCGGGCATCACCCGGGACAAGCTCCTGGCCAACATGGACCCCGCGCGCTGGGACAGCGTCGTCGCTGTCAACATCGCCTCGCAGCTGCGCATGAACGAGGCGTTCCTCGCCTCGGAGCTGTTCAGCGACCGCCCGCGCATCGTAAGCCTGGCCTCCACCTCCGGCATCGCCGGCAACCGTGGCCAGACCAACTACGGCGCGTCCAAGGCGGCCGTGATCGGCATGGTGCAGGCGACCGCGGCGAGCATGGCCCGTCTCGGCGGAACCATCAACGCCGTGGCGCCCGGCTTCATCGAGACCGAGATGACGGCGCGCATCCCCTTCGCCACCCGCGAGGTGGCGCGCCGCCTGAACTCGCTTCAGCAGGGCGGGCAACCCGGCGACGTCGCGGAGGCGATCGCCTTCCTCGCGAGCGATGCCGCCGGTGGTGTCAACGGCGAGGTGCTGCGGGTCTGCGGACAGAATCTGGTGGGCGCATGA
- a CDS encoding DNA topoisomerase IV subunit B, whose product MSPSSEYNARHLSVLEGLEAVRKRPGMYIGSNDSRGLMHCLWEIIDNAVDEALAGYGHDIKVILHADNSVEVHDDGRGIPVDIEPKTGLTGVEVVFTKLHAGGKFGGGSYNASGGLHGVGASVVNALSARLDVQVDRGSKTYQMSFRRGEPGRFEDGSGKPKPDAKFVPFLENSTLDVVGKAKRGVTGTRIRYWADRQIFTPDAKFLYDELTGRARQTSFLVPGLKITVRDERRLAGTPGADGPYEEVFHHDGGISEFAEFLAADSAVTDIWRLNGSGTFKETVPVLDDHGHSQLAEVERHCEVDIALRWGIGYDTTVRSFVNIIATPKGGTHLAGFEQALLKTFRKQVEANARKLKAGNDKVEKDDVMAGLTAVLTVRLAEPQFEGQTKEILGTPAVRAIVSRVVEKEITSRLTSTNRNDKAQAALLLEKVVNEMKSRVSARVHKETQRRKNALESSTMPSKLADCRSSDVDRSELFIVEGDSALGTAKLARSSDFQALLPIRGKILNVQKASVGDMLSNAECAALIQVVGAGSGRSFDLDAARYGKVVLMTDADVDGAHIRTLLLTLFYRYMRPLVEAGRVYAAVPPLHRVEVVNSGSKANEIIYTYSEQELHTLLDRLQAEGKRYKEPIQRYKGLGEMDADQLAETTMDPRHRTLRRVSIDSAESAERVFELLMGSEVAPRKDFIVAGAQHLDRERIDA is encoded by the coding sequence GTGTCACCGAGTTCGGAATACAACGCCCGGCACCTCTCCGTTCTGGAAGGGCTGGAAGCCGTCCGCAAGCGCCCGGGCATGTACATCGGATCCAACGATTCCCGTGGCCTCATGCACTGTCTCTGGGAGATCATCGACAACGCGGTCGATGAAGCCCTCGCCGGGTACGGTCACGACATCAAGGTCATCCTGCACGCGGACAACTCCGTGGAGGTGCACGACGACGGCCGCGGCATCCCCGTGGACATCGAGCCGAAGACCGGGCTCACCGGCGTCGAGGTCGTGTTCACGAAGCTGCACGCCGGCGGCAAGTTCGGCGGCGGCTCCTACAACGCCTCGGGCGGTCTGCACGGCGTGGGCGCCTCCGTGGTGAACGCGCTGTCCGCCCGGCTGGACGTCCAGGTGGACCGCGGCAGCAAGACCTACCAGATGTCGTTCCGGCGAGGCGAGCCCGGCCGCTTCGAGGACGGCAGCGGCAAGCCCAAGCCGGACGCGAAGTTCGTCCCGTTCCTGGAGAACTCCACGCTCGACGTGGTCGGCAAGGCGAAGCGCGGCGTCACCGGCACCCGGATCCGCTACTGGGCGGACCGTCAGATCTTCACCCCGGACGCGAAGTTCCTGTACGACGAACTCACCGGACGTGCGCGGCAGACCTCCTTCCTGGTCCCCGGCCTCAAGATCACCGTCCGGGATGAGCGCCGGCTCGCCGGGACGCCCGGCGCGGACGGCCCCTATGAAGAGGTCTTCCACCACGACGGCGGCATCTCGGAGTTCGCCGAGTTCCTGGCAGCGGACTCCGCGGTCACCGACATCTGGCGCCTGAACGGCTCCGGCACCTTCAAGGAGACGGTCCCGGTCCTGGACGATCACGGCCACAGCCAGCTGGCCGAGGTGGAGCGCCACTGCGAGGTGGACATCGCCCTGCGCTGGGGGATCGGCTACGACACCACGGTGCGCAGCTTCGTCAACATCATCGCCACCCCCAAGGGCGGCACGCACCTGGCCGGCTTCGAGCAGGCGCTGCTGAAGACCTTCCGCAAGCAGGTCGAGGCCAATGCCCGCAAGCTGAAGGCCGGCAACGACAAGGTCGAGAAGGACGATGTGATGGCCGGCCTCACCGCCGTGCTGACCGTCCGCCTCGCCGAACCGCAGTTCGAGGGTCAGACCAAGGAGATCCTCGGCACGCCCGCGGTGCGCGCCATCGTCTCCCGCGTGGTGGAGAAGGAGATCACCTCGCGGCTGACCTCCACCAACCGCAATGACAAGGCCCAGGCGGCCCTCCTGCTGGAGAAGGTCGTCAATGAGATGAAGTCCCGCGTCTCGGCGCGGGTGCACAAGGAAACCCAGCGCCGGAAGAACGCGCTGGAGTCCTCGACGATGCCGAGCAAGCTCGCGGACTGCCGCAGCAGCGACGTGGACCGCTCCGAACTGTTCATCGTGGAGGGTGACTCCGCGCTCGGCACGGCGAAGCTGGCCCGTTCCTCGGATTTCCAGGCGCTGCTGCCCATCCGCGGCAAGATCCTGAACGTGCAGAAGGCGTCGGTGGGCGACATGCTCTCCAATGCCGAATGCGCCGCCCTGATCCAGGTGGTGGGGGCGGGCTCGGGCCGGAGCTTCGACCTGGACGCCGCGCGCTACGGCAAGGTCGTCCTGATGACCGACGCCGACGTCGACGGCGCCCACATCCGCACCCTGCTGCTCACGCTCTTCTACCGCTACATGCGGCCTCTCGTGGAAGCGGGCCGCGTCTATGCCGCCGTGCCGCCGCTGCACCGGGTGGAGGTGGTGAACTCCGGGTCGAAGGCCAACGAGATCATCTACACCTACTCGGAGCAGGAACTACACACGCTCCTGGACCGTCTCCAGGCGGAAGGCAAGCGGTACAAGGAGCCCATCCAGCGGTACAAGGGTCTCGGTGAGATGGACGCCGATCAGTTGGCGGAGACCACCATGGACCCGCGGCACCGCACGCTGCGCCGCGTCAGCATCGACAGCGCGGAGAGCGCCGAGCGCGTGTTCGAACTGCTCATGGGCTCGGAGGTGGCGCCGCGCAAGGACTTCATCGTGGCCGGCGCGCAGCACCTCGACCGGGAGCGCATCGACGCCTGA
- a CDS encoding M56 family metallopeptidase, which produces MLITAWFLAVLAIILAWPAPVLLARSSWPSRSPFAALVLWQAIGLAGGLSMIGAMLCYGLSPLGDNLVAGLHALILVMLGSQSTEGLGFWHAFALSTAGVLTVHLLFTLLLTYLRISTERRRHRELLGILSHPHGDSGTVVIPHAAPVAYCLPGGARSITVLSDSLMEALDERELSAVLAHEGSHLTQRHHLLLWAFAAWRAALPWLPTTRVAQRAVNELLEMLADDDALKVTDAGTLVRAVAVVAEGQQPRRTALDADTALAGDDAAVSATTVARVKRLLNGAPALPAAQRGLVLASSVLLLLVPTALLIVPGIVHL; this is translated from the coding sequence GTGCTGATCACCGCCTGGTTCCTGGCGGTCCTCGCGATCATCCTCGCCTGGCCGGCACCGGTGCTTCTGGCCCGGAGTTCCTGGCCGTCCCGCTCGCCCTTCGCCGCACTGGTGCTCTGGCAGGCCATCGGCCTCGCGGGTGGACTCTCCATGATCGGCGCCATGCTCTGTTACGGGCTCTCCCCGCTCGGGGATAATCTGGTCGCGGGATTGCACGCCCTGATCCTGGTGATGCTCGGCAGCCAGTCCACCGAAGGACTCGGCTTCTGGCACGCCTTCGCGCTCTCGACCGCCGGCGTGCTGACCGTGCACCTGCTCTTCACCCTGTTGCTCACCTACTTACGGATCAGCACCGAACGACGCCGGCACCGTGAGCTCCTGGGCATCCTCAGCCACCCGCATGGCGACTCCGGCACCGTGGTCATCCCGCACGCGGCGCCCGTGGCCTACTGCCTTCCCGGCGGAGCCCGCTCCATCACCGTGCTCTCCGACTCGCTCATGGAGGCTCTGGACGAGCGCGAACTCTCCGCGGTCCTGGCCCACGAGGGAAGCCACCTGACGCAGCGGCACCACCTGCTGCTCTGGGCTTTCGCCGCCTGGCGGGCGGCCCTCCCCTGGCTCCCCACCACCCGCGTCGCCCAGCGTGCGGTGAACGAGCTGCTGGAAATGCTGGCCGACGACGACGCCTTGAAAGTCACTGACGCCGGCACGCTCGTGCGCGCGGTCGCCGTCGTCGCGGAGGGTCAGCAGCCACGGCGCACCGCCCTGGACGCCGACACGGCCCTGGCCGGCGATGACGCCGCGGTGTCCGCCACGACGGTGGCCCGCGTGAAGCGGCTGCTCAACGGCGCTCCCGCCCTCCCGGCCGCGCAACGGGGCCTGGTCCTGGCGTCCTCGGTTCTGCTGCTTCTGGTGCCGACAGCCCTCCTGATTGTCCCGGGCATCGTCCACCTCTAG
- a CDS encoding acetyl-CoA C-acetyltransferase has product MTTVRKAVVVGGNRIPFARANGAYATASNQDMLTAALDGLVARFGLQGERVGEVAAGAVLKHSRDFNLTREAVLGSALAPDTPAYDLQQACATGLETVLGLANKIKLGQIDSAIAGGVDSASDAPIAVSEGLRRILLELNRAKTAQQKLKALSKLRPKDLAPNAPGTGEPRTGLSMGEHQAITTAEWGITREAQDELALASHKNLAAAYDRGFFEDLVTAYRGLSRDSNLRADTSLEKLAKLSPVFGKSLPTPATMTAGNSTPLTDGASAVLLASEEWADEHDLPKLATVLDGEAAAVDFVHGKEGLLMAPAYAVPRMLARQGLTFDDIDFFEIHEAFAGTVLSTLAAWEDPEFCRDRLGLDAPLGAIDRAKFNVNGSSLAAGHPFAATGGRIVATLAKALHEKGQVDGRPARGLVSVCAAGGQGVVAILEAY; this is encoded by the coding sequence ATGACCACCGTACGGAAGGCCGTCGTCGTCGGCGGCAATCGCATCCCCTTCGCCCGCGCCAATGGCGCGTACGCCACCGCCTCCAATCAGGACATGCTGACCGCGGCGCTCGATGGCCTCGTGGCGCGGTTCGGACTGCAGGGTGAGCGTGTCGGCGAGGTGGCCGCCGGGGCCGTGCTGAAGCACTCCCGTGATTTCAATCTGACCCGCGAAGCGGTGCTGGGTTCGGCTCTCGCTCCCGACACCCCCGCCTATGACCTTCAGCAGGCCTGCGCCACCGGACTGGAGACCGTGCTGGGACTCGCCAACAAGATCAAGCTCGGCCAGATCGACTCGGCCATCGCCGGTGGCGTCGACTCGGCGTCGGACGCCCCGATCGCCGTGAGCGAGGGACTCCGCCGGATCCTGCTGGAACTGAACCGCGCCAAGACCGCTCAGCAGAAGCTCAAGGCGCTCTCCAAGCTGCGTCCCAAGGACCTCGCGCCCAACGCTCCCGGCACCGGTGAGCCGCGCACGGGACTGTCCATGGGCGAGCACCAGGCCATCACGACGGCGGAGTGGGGCATCACGCGTGAAGCGCAGGACGAACTCGCGCTGGCCAGCCACAAGAACCTGGCGGCCGCCTACGACCGCGGCTTCTTCGAAGACCTCGTCACCGCCTACCGCGGCCTGAGCCGTGACTCGAACCTTCGCGCGGACACCTCGCTGGAGAAGCTCGCCAAGCTCTCTCCCGTGTTCGGCAAGAGCCTGCCCACCCCGGCGACCATGACCGCCGGCAACTCGACGCCCCTCACGGACGGCGCCTCCGCCGTGCTCCTCGCCTCGGAGGAGTGGGCCGATGAGCACGACCTGCCCAAGCTCGCCACCGTGCTGGACGGGGAGGCCGCCGCGGTCGACTTCGTGCATGGCAAGGAAGGCCTCCTCATGGCCCCGGCGTACGCCGTGCCGCGGATGCTGGCCCGTCAGGGCTTGACCTTCGACGACATCGACTTCTTCGAGATCCATGAGGCCTTCGCCGGGACGGTCCTGAGCACCCTCGCGGCCTGGGAGGATCCGGAGTTCTGCCGTGACCGCCTCGGCCTGGACGCGCCGCTCGGCGCGATCGACCGTGCCAAGTTCAACGTCAACGGCTCCTCGCTGGCGGCGGGCCACCCCTTCGCGGCCACCGGCGGCCGCATCGTCGCCACCCTCGCCAAGGCGCTGCACGAGAAGGGCCAGGTGGACGGCCGTCCGGCACGCGGCCTGGTCTCGGTCTGCGCGGCCGGCGGTCAGGGCGTCGTCGCGATCCTCGAAGCATACTGA